taagagaccatgaggaaaggttaagggaaataaatgatagcctcagaaggatgaatctacatataattggggttccagaaagcaCCAAgggggccagagggccagagggccataaagcatatttgaacaaatcatagacgagaacttccttaatttggggatagaaacaggcattcagaccaggagatagagaggttcccctcaaaatcaataaaaaacattcaataccttgacatttaatagtgaaacttggaaattccaaggataaagagaaaatctttaaagcgaGATTCTAAATCCTTAAAGAGATTCTAAACTTATaaggggagaaatatcagattaacagcagacctctccacactGACCttgcagaccagaaagggctggcaggatatattcagggtactaaatgagaagaacatgcagccaagaataccatatccagcaagactctcattcagaatagaaggagagataaagagcttccaagataggcataaactgaaaaaatatatgaccaccaaaccagctctgcaagaaatattgatGAGgaccctataaaagaaagaggaagcccaaagaaataatccacaaaaacaggggctGAATAGGttttatgatgacactaaattcatatctttcaatagttactccgAACATGAATGGGTTAAATGATTctatcaaaaggcgcagggtttcaaactgaataaaaaagcaagacccatctatctgctgtctacaagagactaattttagacctaaggacccctacagcctgaaaacgaaaggttggagaactatttaccattcaaatggtcttcaaaagaaagctggagtagcaatcctcatatgagataaattaaattttatcccaaagagaggaagagggacattatatcatacttaaagggtctatccaacaagaagacctaacaatcaagaatatttatgcaaaaattctcaacaagatactagccagtgggatccaatagtacattaagaagattattcaccatgaccaagtgggatttatcccaggacgcaagggtggttcaacacttgtaaaacaatcaacgtgatagatcatatcaacaagagaaaaaataagaatcatatgatcctctcaatggtTGCAGagacagcatttgacaaaatacagtatccattcctgatcaaaactcttcagagtgtagggatagaggcaacattcctcagcatcttaaaagccatctatgaaaagcccacagcaaatatcattctcaatggggaaacactgggagcctttcccctaagatcaggaacaagacagggatgtccactctcaccactgctattcaacatagtactggaagtcctagcctcagcaataagacaacaaaaagaaataaaaggcattcaaattggcaaagaagaagtcaaactctcctcttcgcagatgacatgatactgcacatagaaaacccaaaagactccaccccagattgctagaactcatacagcaattcgacaatgtggcaggatacaaaatcagtgcctagaaatcagtggcatttctatacattaacaatgagactgaagaatgagaaatcaaggagtcaatcccatttacaattgcacgccaaagcataagatacctaggaataaacctaaccaaacaagtaaaggatctataccctaaaaactatagaacatttctgaaagaaattgaggaagacacaaagagatggaaaaatattccatgctcatggattggcagaattaatattgtgaaaatgtcaatgctacccagggcaatttacatgttcaatgcaacccctatcaaaataccatggactttcttcagagagttggaacaaataatcttaagatttgtgtggaatcagaaaagaccccgaatagccaggagaatattgaaaaagaaaaccagagctggcatcacaatgccggatttcaagttgtcctgcaaagctgtgatcatcaagacagtgtggtactagcacaaaaatagacacatagatcaatggaacagaatagaaaaaacagaaatgggccctcaacgctatggtcaactaatattcgacaaagcaggaaagactatccactggaaaaaagacagtctcttcaataaatggtgctggaaaattggacagccacgtgcagaacaatgaaactagaccattctcttacaccatacacaaaggtaaacccaaaatgaatgaaagatctaaatgtgggacaagaattcatcaaaatgctagaggaggacacaggcaacaccctttttgaacttggccacagcaacttcattgcaagatacatctatgaaagcaaaggaaacaaaagcaaaaatgaattattgggacttaagagaaaaaagcttctttacagcaaaagaaacagtcaacaaaactaaaatacaacctacagaatgggagtagatatttgcaaatgacatatccaagatccaaaaagaatgtattaaactcaacacccaagaaacaaactcatgaaatgggcaaaagacatgaacagaaatttcaccaaagaagacatagacatggccaacaagcacatgagaaaacgctctgcatcacttgccatcagggaaatacaaatcaaaaccacagtgagataccacctcacactagtgagaatagggaaaattaacaagacaggacacaacaaatgttggagaggatgtggtggAACAGTAgtgcacactgttggtgggaaggtgaactggtgcagccactctggaaaactgtgtggaggttccccaaagagttaaaaatagagctaccctatgacccagcaattacactactggggatttaccccaaagatacagatgcagtgaaaagccaagacaccggtaccccgatgtttatagcagcaacgtccatgatagccaaactgtggaaggagcctggatgagatgaatggataaggaagatgtggtctatatatacaacaaaatattactcagccattggaagcgacaaatagccaccatttgcttcaacgtggatggaactggagggtattatgctgagtgaaataagtcaatcggagaaggacaaacatttaatggtctcattcatttggggaatataaaaagtagtgaaaaggaataaagggggaaggagagaaaatgagagggtaATACCAGAGAGGGTGACTCATATCTCTgcaaaatgaacaaggggtagtgtaaGGTCAGGTGGGCGGAgaaatggggtgactgggtgatgggcacttagTGGAGCCCTtcatgggatgagccctgggtgttatactatatgttggcaaatcgaactccaataaaaaaaatacaaaaaaaatctaaatgcaaGTCATATTTCAACATTCACATATCACACCATAGACTGTGAGCAGAGCATGCCCATTAGCCTGAGTTTGTCTCACCTGTGCTGCTGTCCAGTCATACCTTATAATTAAGGATCCTAGACAGAGTTCCCCAAACCTGGCCAACCACAGGGAGATtgtgcagattcccaggccctgccccagatcCACTGGTGCAAACAGTTGTCAATACTATGTGCCGACCTGAGTCCCTGTGAAGACCCCCATGAGAGGTCTCTGCCAGACTCACCTGTAGATGCCAGATGCGCTCACTGTCCTTGGAGACATTCTCCACTGTTTCTCCCATAGGGCATTGAGCAGGTTGAAGAGGAGGGCAAAGGTAAGGATGACGTAGGTGATGAGCAGGAACAGAACCAGGATAGAGTACTTGGGAGTTCTGCTGTATGTTCAAGTCGCCCAGGCCTATGGTGAGCTTAAAGAGTTCCAGCACTGTATCAGTGAAGCTGTCATAGGAGCTGCAGTCCTTGTTGTCACTGGGATACATCTCGATCAGCGAGGCTAGGGCTGGGAGGACACAAAACGGTTTGTCCTCTGGCACTGTGCCTGGTTAATTACCCAATAAGCTCATGcatactttcatatatatatatattctttattttttcccatacaGATGGTAAAGCTAAATTCTGAAAgttttttcaatatttgtaaCCACTGCCCAAATGAAGATATAGAACCTTTCTGTTGCTCTAGAAATTAtacagattttattgatttattcatgagagacacagagagagaggcagagacatagacagaggaagaagcaggctccctgcagggatccacgatgtgggactccatcccagatcacgacctgagccaaaggcagatgctcaaccactgagccacccaggtgccccgctgcagttaaattctttctctgaagTAGTTTGCACTTTGTTAGGTAATAACACATTTCAGGACAAATTCAAGCACAAAAGACAGTACATtccatgattccatttatctgaaGTCCCAAAACATGCAAATCCCATCAGAAAGTGCAGAGGGGTCAGGGGGTGTTACATGTCGACTTAACCGGGCTATGTATAGTCCTTGTCTACCAAATGCTAAACTAAGTTGCTGTAATGTGACTAACTTCCACAGTCAGTTGACTTTAAGTGAATAAGTATATCCCTCCATGATCTAGGTGGACGGTAAAGTAGAAGGTTTTCCTGGGGAAGAAGAAATTCCACCTGTGGCCTGGAGCATCAGCTCCTGCCAGAGTCCAGGCTGCCCTTCCTGACATGGTGTCCTCTGGTTTTCAGACTTGCCCAACCAGTATCCATATTTCCTTGCTACATATAGAGAGACACACAGgtgcagacagacagacatgggtCTATCTAGCCATCTAATTGACATCTATGTCTCTATCcatccattatctatctatctatctatctatctatctatctatctatctatctatctatctatctatctatgtgaTGGATCAGGAGGGGGGACCTTTGTGAAGGGATCAAGGTTAGAGGAGGTCATAGGTATCCACCCTCAAGAATGTGTCACCGAGAATGTGCTTCCTCTCACAAGGGTGAATTTAGTGCCTGGTGACCAGCAGCCGTCTATGAATGAGAAAGCTGCTGTCACCAAATATTCCAGTTTCTTGACCTTGGACTCCtgagccttcagaactgtgaaaaataagtgTTAGTTTTgtaaaccacccagtctatggtatttttgttatagtggCCCAAGCTAATGctagatacataaatataaatgtatatatagatagaaatatatgtacacatgtaatttcgagtcccacatcgggatccccgcagggagcctgcctctccctctgcctgtgtctctgcctgtctctctgtgtttctcatgaataaatcaataaaatcttaaaaaaaaaaaaagttaacagcaATGTGACTTGAAATCCTAAAATTTGGACCAATATAATAGTTAGGAAAAATAATGGAGTCCAGTAAAGAGGAATCGTGTCAGTTTGCAAAATGTAGGATCACAGATAAGGAACACATGGAATCATTTGATTaaagtgtggagcccaatttTCAAAGATTATGATATGCAAAATAAACCACTCGTATTTTACAGCCAGTCGCATCGTGACCCATAATGACCTCGTGTGAGCTTCTAAACAGGACATTTCTAGTTGTCGCAGTCTCCACCAGGCAGAAGTCAAACGCCAGGCTGTTCGGTTCCAAAGCGGACCCGCGCTGCTGGTCCCGAGCGGAGCGCGGCGCGTCGGGCGGGGGCTGCGCGGCCACGGACCCCGACGGCGATCTGGCGCGATGGGCGATGGGCGATGGGCGATGGGCGCCGACTCCGCGGGCAGCCGCCGGCTGACGGGACGAACCGAAACGACCCACCTCCGACGGCGACGCGGACCGCGGGCAGCTGCGGACCCGACCGGCTCGGCCTGGGCCTTCATTCGGAGGCGGGCGCCCGAgggcgcaggccccgccccccgagccgcAGTCGCCGCCGCAGGAGCGTCCGGAGCGGGGGCGCCGCCTCGCGGCTgcgggggcagggccagggcgtCGGGCGTCGGGCGTCGGGCGTCGGGCGTCGGGCGTCGGGCTCGGAGGCCCCTGCCCAAGCGCCCCTTGTCTGGGAACCGGCCCTTTTCTAACAAGCCGTTCTTGAATGAGTTTTCACGGCACCAGCTCTCGTCGGTTGACTTTCCCCTAGAGCAGCGGTGTCTCCTTTGAtcaattcattcttttaagatgtcgtttatccattcatgagacacGGACGGAGGCAGAGACGGGCCGACGGAGGGGCAGGCCCCGCGGGCAGCGCGctgcgggcgcgggcggggacgggaccctccgcggagccgccgggCCTTGCTGTTGAGGCTTCTCTGCCCCGCACTCGTGGTTCAGCGGACTCCACCCTCCCTCGCTTCTTGCGGTAGGACTTGACTTGACTAATTTTCGGtgattcttcctttctgatgtAAGCATATGAAGCTGTAGTTTTCCCTTTGAGCAGAATCCGCATGTATTAGGATGTTTcgttctgtttttgttgttttcgtttctgttttgttgctttgttttgtttcttccaccATCCAGTCCCGAACATTTTCCTCGTTTTCCTGCGATGTCTTCTCTGGTGCACGGGTCAGTACAAGAATATTGCTGCACCTCGGATCAGTAGGGGATCCTCGGGCCCCTGTCACTGATTTGCACCGTTTCTTCAGAGCACTTGCTCAGCGTGATTCCAGTCTTCTGAAATGTGTCAACACCTGATTCACAGTTTAGCATAATAGTCCATTTTGGTGGATTTTCCATTTGCAACGGCAAAGGATGTCTGTCCTACCGCCGTGAGGTGTGGTGTTTCATACCCTGCCTGTTCCAGCAGCGAGTTCCAGAGCTGCCCAACAGCTCCcaggtggagacttttgggttctGGATatgtctgtttcttcctttatctCGAATCCATATTATTACTTGCAGACAAATTTAGGATGTTTGTACTGTCCTAGTGAACTGACCCTTCTTGAATTTTGAAATGTTCATCTTGATCTCCAGTAATAACTCCTCACCCGAAGTCCACTTTATTTTATAGAACTAGAGCGACACAGTTCCATAGCTCCCTTGTTTGGATGGCCTTCATTATTATTCTCTCCTTATTTT
This genomic stretch from Canis lupus familiaris isolate Mischka breed German Shepherd chromosome 4, alternate assembly UU_Cfam_GSD_1.0, whole genome shotgun sequence harbors:
- the LOC100687367 gene encoding transient receptor potential cation channel subfamily V member 3-like, with the translated sequence MYPSDNKDCSSYDSFTDTVLELFKLTIGLGDLNIQQNSQVLYPGSVPAHHLRHPYLCPPLQPAQCPMGETVENVSKDSERIWHLQAVFFLDAMQRQDFLQVARIHPAEELQPRGDTCHSCHIPQA